A single genomic interval of Lactococcus sp. S-13 harbors:
- a CDS encoding EbsA family protein: MKTGYFLPVSLNHRLAWLWSIIILSFERIIFYELDKQGNWFLTSLAILSYLAFVVLIWPHRFFIADGQLHFTTFPRVKMKSIDLKYITAVRTTKSGFEFSYAGKRYQFLTFGNSKRVLAGLNDATTERQEGVEAKV; this comes from the coding sequence ATGAAAACAGGATATTTTCTTCCAGTTTCACTCAATCATCGCTTGGCTTGGCTCTGGTCAATTATTATTTTAAGCTTTGAGCGAATCATTTTTTATGAGTTGGATAAGCAAGGGAACTGGTTTTTGACGAGTTTAGCTATTCTTTCATATTTGGCCTTTGTGGTTTTGATTTGGCCTCATCGATTTTTCATTGCTGATGGGCAGCTACATTTCACAACTTTTCCACGGGTGAAAATGAAAAGTATTGATTTGAAATATATCACGGCGGTGAGAACGACCAAATCGGGATTTGAATTTAGTTATGCTGGGAAACGTTATCAATTTTTGACCTTTGGAAATTCCAAACGTGTTTTAGCGGGTTTGAATGATGCAACCACTGAGCGTCAAGAAGGGGTTGAAGCAAAAGTCTAA
- a CDS encoding YibE/F family protein: MTLKFIFKKMLLPIVIAVVAFFLVNHDSFLYQAPVGKITVAKTISSQEVSDDFQNKDRQITQNLTVKLLNGKINGQSQLRLKNTVTLSQTTGQLYRVGQRIILKKVSGVYQIVTLKRDALIVALLVLFVGFLLSFQRLRASIFLLLSLALNLLYFALVIGFNVAFNPPVLLLFGLLAALFAASSLVFVLGFTRQMFYTFVTTALTTLLTFVLVFLVLHWTGNRGVHFEYLEYVTQNPSEFFFVGTMISVLGAIMDGTGDIVAGLFGLARQNVLNEINMTQKDYFKSGISIGQEIIGTLTNVLFMIFMAEALPMTLLLLRNGNTWGYIATVGLNLGLLQTVISAIGIVLAVPITAFVTSWGLKHSHKKELIL, encoded by the coding sequence ATGACTTTAAAATTTATCTTTAAAAAAATGCTTTTACCAATCGTTATTGCGGTGGTTGCCTTTTTTCTGGTCAATCATGATAGCTTTTTATATCAAGCACCTGTGGGGAAAATCACGGTGGCAAAAACGATAAGTTCGCAAGAAGTGAGCGATGATTTTCAAAATAAAGATCGGCAAATCACACAGAATTTGACAGTGAAGCTACTCAATGGAAAAATCAATGGTCAGAGTCAATTGCGCTTGAAAAATACGGTGACTTTGTCGCAGACTACGGGACAGCTTTATCGTGTGGGTCAACGGATTATTCTTAAAAAAGTATCAGGGGTTTATCAAATTGTGACTCTAAAAAGAGATGCTTTGATTGTGGCGCTTTTGGTTTTATTTGTTGGATTTTTGTTGAGTTTTCAACGTTTACGAGCTTCGATTTTCTTGCTCTTGTCATTGGCACTTAATTTACTTTATTTTGCTTTGGTGATTGGTTTTAATGTTGCCTTTAATCCACCTGTATTGTTGCTTTTTGGGCTGCTTGCGGCTTTGTTTGCCGCTTCGTCGCTTGTGTTTGTTTTAGGCTTTACGCGGCAAATGTTTTATACTTTTGTGACAACGGCTTTAACGACTTTGTTGACTTTTGTTCTGGTATTCTTGGTCTTACATTGGACGGGAAATCGCGGGGTGCATTTTGAATACTTGGAATACGTGACGCAAAATCCATCTGAATTTTTCTTTGTGGGAACGATGATTTCGGTCTTAGGGGCGATTATGGATGGAACGGGCGACATTGTGGCGGGGCTATTTGGTTTGGCGCGCCAAAATGTGCTCAATGAAATCAATATGACACAGAAGGATTATTTTAAATCAGGAATTTCGATCGGACAAGAAATCATCGGAACATTGACCAATGTTTTATTCATGATATTTATGGCCGAGGCGCTGCCAATGACGCTCCTTTTGCTACGCAATGGAAATACTTGGGGCTATATTGCGACAGTGGGGTTAAATTTGGGGCTTTTGCAAACGGTGATTTCGGCGATTGGGATTGTGCTTGCGGTGCCAATTACGGCTTTCGTGACGAGTTGGGGATTGAAGCATTCACATAAAAAGGAGCTGATTTTATGA